The nucleotide sequence TAcgttgaaattttgggaaaaggtagatcttttgcttgcctcgactaagttctttttgcagcttatgaaaCCTATTAGTTGAAAGGGTATTAAGATTCAAATTCTTCGTCTCTCACACTGTATACCATgcataactgaaaattactatttttgttatatcttataactcgctaactaaagttcagaatgttttgagaaaattcatggttttatgaggttatgagaaccctatggtatttaaaatatttgtaattagCGACCCCGAAAATCCCTTATAGTACATAGGTTGAAGCGTAAttagaatattttacaattccagTACATATAGTGTAAAAGGGGCTTTATCGTTTTAttgcatttatatttttgtttaaacgtttaaaaatttttaaattacaacataaaatttgatgtgaaatttaatgcaattatttttaacaaggaAAAAGAGATTGactaagaaaatatttttttaaaaacgtcggcatatcgaagggaggcgagccagagagagaggataataTTAACTAAGATGATAATACCATCCATGGAGAATTATTTAGCAAGAGTTTCTCAATAAAACTCTTACCTTTGGGTAAAACCAAAACTCTAGCTGTGTGAGGTTGGTAGGTTTAGGAATTTCggtttttatttgaaataatattttaggACTCAAACTCTTACTgaatggggtaggtgggtttaaagattttagtttttaatctcactttgcgctcgctcgcctttctccaacGTGCAgacatatttaaaattttgatttttgcgTAGGCTTATGTACTtaggatttaatattttcgttttatgTTAGCAACTTGCTGTGCCTGGTGTGGATGGTTTTAGGGGATTTTAGTTTAGTATTATTCTTTCATTTGCATCTCGCTATGCATggggtaggtagatttaagtttatgggatatattaatatttacataTGATATTCAAATCTTGGGTAACTAGatttggtgcttgattaggattcttgttttttaattttagtttgACATATTCTTATTTATCGGTGCAGCTACCAGTAATTCGAACATTTTCGAATTTATGCAGGGTCGTCCGATGGCTGACTTCAGGGGACGCAGCGGATTGCTCTTACCGCGATGCCCCCTGAAGTTGGCATTTGAGCGACCCTCCGAATAATCCAGCACTGCCCGCTCTCCCCGCTTTCTCGCTGCtgcctgctgctgccgctcgctggctcgtggcgctgctgttgtTATGCTGCTGTGAGCTCAGCTGACCCGGAGCGTTGAAATGAAGAGTGGGAGAGCGCGATatactcgcgtaaaatctaaaaagatatttagtaaattttagtttttatgtttcataattttttcacAAGTCTAGGAAAAAATTATCTTACTACTGCATATACTCTATACAACAAAGCAattatattgaatattcaaAGGAATATGAGGAAACCTTATCACTGCTCAAAGAAATTCTTGGCATctgttaagtgacgaagtttcTCGAAGTAAGAATCGAGAAACGTCGACACTTACATGAATTCAAAACAATTCCACCCCTCACTTGAGCAGAGCTAGCGCAGCAGCTTTCAAGGCTTGCGGCGTTGCCAGGCCCATAAGGCCGAGGCAATGAGCCAAGCCAAGAAAACTGCAACGCTGGAGCAGGGGAGGCTAACGGGACCACACGTCAGAGGTAGCACAAAGCTTACTCCCTCTCCCtatttctctccctctcggacTTTAGCGTCGCTTGCTGAAGCCAAGCGGCGGCAGAGCGCTTTGTGCCCGCATCCAGAGCGGAGGTTCAGTTTTTCGATTAgttaaatattgtttctttTACCAGTTAGTGTTTTGAATTATTTCACCGCAATTTATAGTTTTGAATTCTTGTATTTCACGCGATATTCAgtaaaattgaattattatgaCTTGGTCTGGTTCGATTGATCTTTCCCAGTACATCAATCTTTTTCCAAAGTTCTCAACGAGTATTTCGACCCAGCGTCTCTAGAAAGATAAGGTAAAAATCACatcttaaaatttattcaaatatatatatgaatcaCTTCTAGACAAAAATCATCCAGATACATTGGCTATCAAAAACGACCTTAGTAAAGTgctttcaaatctttatttatttagcgAGGCTACAAAAATAACGCAAGGGGTATCCGATCTAAAAGCAGCAAATAATTAAGATCTTCCAGATAAAATGCTAGAAAAAGGAAATATTGCTATTGCTCTTGTGCAGCAAGGAAAATACAACGAAGCCTTAGCAATATTTGAGGAAGCATATGAAgatcataaaaaaatacttgGAGAAGATCACCCTCATTCTATGATGATTCAACGTAATATAGGAGAAGCATTAAAATCTGTGGGAAAATATGATGAGGCATTAAAAGTCTTAAAGACTGTTTACAAAAAACAGAAGAAAGTATTAGGTCCCGATAGTCCAGATACTATATTGACGGTAAACAGCATAGGATACACACTCCATGGACAAAATAAGTTAACCGAAGCTTTAAAACTTCTTCAGGAGTCGTTGGAGAAATGTAGAATAGTACTTGGACCAGAACATCCCTCAACCTTGAAGGTTATTAATTCCATCGCAGTAATACTGacgcaagaaaaaaaatacggcGAATCATTAAAGCACAGTAGGGAAGTTCTTAAAATCCAAGAAAAAATTTTGGGAATCCATCACAATGACACTTTATCTACAAAGCATAACATAGCTACAGCGCTTTTTGAATCGGGTAAGCTTGATGAagctttaaaaatttataaagaaaTCCGCAGTAAGGAAAAAGATTCGACTCGCCCTGATAGTttatctacaaaaaaaaatatgctgTTGATTCTGACGATACAAGGCAAACTTGACGAAGCTTTAAAATTGAGTAAAGAATTGCTTAACGCTCAAGAAATCGTGTTCGGAAAGAGACATAAAGAGACCTTCCTGACAAAGATATCGATGGTAGAGATATTGAATCGTGCGAATAAGAGTTATTctgcttttaaaatattgcgCGAAATTTTTGAAACTGCCGATGATGATATTTTGAACACAATAGGAAAGGATAAAATCACCGAATGGATGAACGGGGTGGAGAGGGAAACAGGTTTATTATTCAGTGTTATTAGAAGAAACGACCCTGGAGAATTACAAGAGCTATTTGATTACGGACGAGATGTTAATAGCGCGGATAAAAACGAATCGACTTTACTCCATTATGCTGCTGCGAACGGTCACAATAGAATTGTAGAGGTTCTATTGAAAAACGGAGCCGATGTTAATTTGATCAACATCAAGGGAGACACGGCACTTCACGAGGCTGCAGCAAACGGTTTACTGAATATTGTTATGAATTTGCTCAAATTCGGATCGATGTACGACGTACGAAACAATGAAGGCGCGACCGCACTCGACCTGTGCAAAAATGAGAATTCTAGACGTTTACTGAAGTCGGTTAGAGAAGCATTCGCGTACGCGGAGGTAGGAGATGGGCGAATTATACATACACTTAACGATCTTCAACCTGACGAATTAGAAGCTGTTCAAAAAACTAGGAACAAAGAAGGAAAAACGTTTTTTCAATTGATTATTATGCAGAAACACAAACACCTTCCTAATATAGTGCTGGATATTATTCGCGGTAAAAAAATAGTGTTTAAATAGGggcttgttttataaatacttCGACATATTGTAATCTATTATAAGTTCTGATTATAGTTTATTTAGTTAATTAGCGTTACCTGTAACAAATACAATTACATTGTACTGATTACGATTGCTAAATATATAAGATACACAAAATAAAAGACTGCTGATAATTCATTTATTCCTAGCTTCCTATAATTGTTAACCAATTAATTGTTCGCATgcaatgtattatatttgagtataaaatgtattctgtatatttttaaaaagactaacttaatttttttacattataatatgttttttttaaacaaaactttcaTAGAAATCATTTTGTTGACAATATTGGCTTACAATTTTAACATTTGCAAGAAAACAAAGCATACGCGATATCTGAACATACGACAACTTTACTTCCGCTGACTAACTGGTCCCATCTCAAACatacaaacatttttcaatcttaatAGGAGGCAATAATTTACTGATATTTTTTCACAACGATTTTCCAAATATTTTTACTATGAGTAAATAATGATTGAAATATGATGTATTTATACAAGAAAAAAACTGAACAAATATGGAATAATAACTTATATTTGCCAGCATTTTACCTTGCAAAAGAGTTGTCTTTCTAGACTTTTTAGATAACTATACTATAATTGCTAACAATAGTTTATAAACTATACTTGTATGGCCTTTCGAGGAAAAGATTACTGATATCCATGAGTAATCCACATCATAGCACTCGTTTAACGCGCCGACAACGAATTActtcaagagagagagagagagagagagagagagagagattcatCTAACTAATTACAATCCTATATTACAGATATTAATACGAATTAATATCGGTACTGCAACAATTTCTGCAGCTGCTCCTCTGCTTTCTTAAGGGTTTTGTCGCtctgaaatataaaaaacggCATTAGCATTTTccaatatattttaaaatttaatcaattttttttcaaaaaataaaaaaaaaataaaataccttATGATAGCATAATCGAGAATAGTTATCTCCGAGATGCTTGTATCCATCAGCATAGAATGAGGAAAGGGGCAGTACAACCACACCAGCCTTGCTGAGTAGCCACTTGGAAAACTCCATACTTGCGTCCTCTGTCTTCACAAGCGGTTTACCCCTGAGGGTCGTCCAATCAAGTGTCAAACAATATCCGCCACCTGGTACGATTGGTCTGAGACCCACCTTTTCTAACACTTTAACCATAAAGTCGCGCTTGGCCTGAACCTCGCGGTTGTGAACTGCGAAGAACGAGTCAGGTTTGCCGAAGTCTCGGTATTCTTGCTCGAAGCCGAATGCTAGAGCAGCCTGCAATGATCGTTTAAAAGTTCAATTTAGATATAGTAGTATATTATAAAGATGCATGCCTTTGTTACTCGTATCGTATCATACCTGTTGTGGGGTTGGTGCAGTCTCTGAGGTCTTCTTGTGAATGGTCTTGAGATGGTTTAATATATTTGCTGGTCCATAAGCCCAACCAACTCGGAATCCCGCTACACTGAACGATTTGCTCGATGATCCAATAGTTATGGTGCGCTCCCACATTCCGGGTAAAGAAGCTGCAGATGGAACAATAACCACATTAGATTTAttactatatattatattgtaaagatttttataatctGTAACGCGAGTAAGCTTACCGATTCTAATGTGCGGCTTGTGAGCGATCCACTCGTGGGCCTCGTCAGAGATCACGAGGGTGTTGTACTTTTTGGCCAGTCCAGCAATAAACTCGAGTTCGTCGAGGGTATACACTTTGCCCAATGGGTTCAATGGGTTGTTCAGCAAGATTCCTTTAGTCTTATTGTTAAAGAGACTCTCCATTTGCTCGCGATCGATCACCCAATCCTCACCTGTGATTTGACCGCTCTTTTTCGCCTAAGATCCGATACCACGCGTTAAAGTTATTCGATATTTATTAcgaaataatgaaattaaaagacTTACGAGCTTGAGATTGGTGAACCTAGGTACACCACGAGCCAATTGGATCATGGGCAAGTACATGGTATAGGCCGGTTGAATAACGATCCATTCGTCTCCGGGTGAGGTGTGGCCCTGGAAAGCGTCGTAGACTGCGCCAGTCGCACCGATTGTGGCGAAAACGTTCTTCCCCGGTACCAAGTCATGGCCAACGAGAGGTGAGTAGAACCGAGCCACTGCTTCGAGGAACCTCGGATAACCCTGTTTTGCAAGATTTTTGTAATTCATCATTTCGATTAAATAGAAGATCAAACAagattgaaaaaagtaatgatACTCACAACAGGGAACTGGAGCTGGTTGATCGCAGGATCGTCGGAGAGTGTCGCATCTGCCAAGGCTTTTCTTATGTGCAAAGGCGCTGCGTCGTCCAGGATATCGACTCCGAGATCAACTTTTTTGAAACGCATATACGGCTCCAGATCATCccttgattttaaaataatatacattaGCTTCGATTTTTTGGAATCTCGTGAGTACTGTAGTATGTCGACCGAAAGAAGGAAACTTACAGAGCCGAGTAATTCACTCCAACGATGTGAGCGGGAAAATCAAACTTACTGGCTTGAGACGTTGACACCCAGGTCACAATCTTAAAAATTATAAGCattgcattattttttttgtgaaattcgattaatcgcgcgaggaaaaatgtACAACTTACCACTATTAATAAGACATAAGTCGCCATGCTAGATTTTTTCTGGTCCATTGCAACTTCTATACTCTGCAAAAatataactatttttaattAGTAAAATATAATAGCACAGTAAGTAGAGCCTTTCACCCTAAGCTTGACACTCACTCTGCCAGACAGCAAGCCTAGGCGACAGTAACTAGTTGGAAAGCTAATCCGCCAAGTGACTAACATACGATCGGTTATGAATGCTTTTATACCGAGCACTTCCTTATCCGTATCTCTGCAGCAGGTACTTCACCTCAAGCGGCCGATGTCAACTGTTCCGCAAAGATAAGCATGATAATTTCGCTGAAATTCGCAAATTTCTGTAAATACGAGTAAATgataaagaaaacaaaatcgGGATTTTTATTCAATAGAGGGGTTCCCCTTCTAGACGACCAGGGACTTCCTTGTGTATATAGCTGTCTTTAATTTGTGAAAACCCGCGTATTATGTTTGTAGcgcgtatgtatatagagATACTATGTTGGATGACTCACCGAAGCAAAGACATTACGAAAATCATACAGCCCAGCTTTAGCTACATAGTAttataagtttaaaaatatatatttttgcgtAGTTTTCAAGtttgtatttgaaaatttataatgtAAACTTACATTAAAACCAATATTGCTTACATTCCCTTGTGCAACTTcagaaaatataacaaaatgtaacaaataataaaagctCCTTAGATTATATCGTCGCACCCTACAAAGAGTAGTACTGTTCAAATTTTCCAGCGAAACCTTCCAAAACCTCCTCGTCTGcgggctcgtaaacgccctcgccttcggctcggggtAACTCGCCTT is from Nasonia vitripennis strain AsymCx chromosome 1, Nvit_psr_1.1, whole genome shotgun sequence and encodes:
- the LOC100680518 gene encoding kinesin light chain-like → MLEKGNIAIALVQQGKYNEALAIFEEAYEDHKKILGEDHPHSMMIQRNIGEALKSVGKYDEALKVLKTVYKKQKKVLGPDSPDTILTVNSIGYTLHGQNKLTEALKLLQESLEKCRIVLGPEHPSTLKVINSIAVILTQEKKYGESLKHSREVLKIQEKILGIHHNDTLSTKHNIATALFESGKLDEALKIYKEIRSKEKDSTRPDSLSTKKNMLLILTIQGKLDEALKLSKELLNAQEIVFGKRHKETFLTKISMVEILNRANKSYSAFKILREIFETADDDILNTIGKDKITEWMNGVERETGLLFSVIRRNDPGELQELFDYGRDVNSADKNESTLLHYAAANGHNRIVEVLLKNGADVNLINIKGDTALHEAAANGLLNIVMNLLKFGSMYDVRNNEGATALDLCKNENSRRLLKSVREAFAYAEVGDGRIIHTLNDLQPDELEAVQKTRNKEGKTFFQLIIMQKHKHLPNIVLDIIRGKKIVFK
- the LOC100119464 gene encoding kynurenine--oxoglutarate transaminase 1-like isoform X2, whose translation is MDQKKSSMATYVLLIVIVTWVSTSQASKFDFPAHIVGVNYSALDDLEPYMRFKKVDLGVDILDDAAPLHIRKALADATLSDDPAINQLQFPVGYPRFLEAVARFYSPLVGHDLVPGKNVFATIGATGAVYDAFQGHTSPGDEWIVIQPAYTMYLPMIQLARGVPRFTNLKLAKKSGQITGEDWVIDREQMESLFNNKTKGILLNNPLNPLGKVYTLDELEFIAGLAKKYNTLVISDEAHEWIAHKPHIRIASLPGMWERTITIGSSSKSFSVAGFRVGWAYGPANILNHLKTIHKKTSETAPTPQQAALAFGFEQEYRDFGKPDSFFAVHNREVQAKRDFMVKVLEKVGLRPIVPGGGYCLTLDWTTLRGKPLVKTEDASMEFSKWLLSKAGVVVLPLSSFYADGYKHLGDNYSRLCYHKSDKTLKKAEEQLQKLLQYRY
- the LOC100119464 gene encoding kynurenine--oxoglutarate transaminase 1-like isoform X1, with protein sequence MLVTWRISFPTSYCRLGLLSGRSIEVAMDQKKSSMATYVLLIVIVTWVSTSQASKFDFPAHIVGVNYSALDDLEPYMRFKKVDLGVDILDDAAPLHIRKALADATLSDDPAINQLQFPVGYPRFLEAVARFYSPLVGHDLVPGKNVFATIGATGAVYDAFQGHTSPGDEWIVIQPAYTMYLPMIQLARGVPRFTNLKLAKKSGQITGEDWVIDREQMESLFNNKTKGILLNNPLNPLGKVYTLDELEFIAGLAKKYNTLVISDEAHEWIAHKPHIRIASLPGMWERTITIGSSSKSFSVAGFRVGWAYGPANILNHLKTIHKKTSETAPTPQQAALAFGFEQEYRDFGKPDSFFAVHNREVQAKRDFMVKVLEKVGLRPIVPGGGYCLTLDWTTLRGKPLVKTEDASMEFSKWLLSKAGVVVLPLSSFYADGYKHLGDNYSRLCYHKSDKTLKKAEEQLQKLLQYRY